From a region of the Danaus plexippus chromosome 8, MEX_DaPlex, whole genome shotgun sequence genome:
- the LOC116771253 gene encoding zinc finger protein 271-like isoform X2 produces the protein MNQDHHNINTGGGQPPGNSEPQTQRVQSSQQQQQQQTQNNSLTPTTSATDLRVNSAAVNVALSSVAKYWVFTNLFPGPIPQVSVYGVPTGARIENGKPVQDLGQAHASILNGDPSIILGHAGQPQVTVSAAGQQIPVSQIIATQSTQGHDSLVGHGSGESGGSLATPSQGHHSQQHLMQQQLAMARPDHANQQIQLTVSEDGIVTVVEPGGNKLVDKEELHETIKMPTDHTLTVHQLQQIVGHHQVLDSVVRIEQATGEPANILVTQNPDGTTSIETSAADPLTVKDEKGTKMETAQFAIPAEIKDIKGIDLKSAMGMEGAVVKISTGSEQHDLHTMYKVNVEDLSQLLAYHEVFGKLNTEGQPQAKVINEVEVEAGTSAAMSEAESSPGHHSCDICGKIFQFRYQLIVHRRYHGENKPHTCQVCGSAFANPVELSKHGKCHLAGDPTERQAKRLAQDKPYACSTCHKTFSRKEHLDNHVRSHTGETPYRCQFCAKTFTRKEHMVNHVRKHTGETPHRCEICKKSFTRKEHFMNHVMWHTGETPHHCQICGKKYTRKEHLVNHMRSHTNDTPFRCDLCGKSFTRKEHFTNHILWHTGETPHRCDFCSKTFTRKEHLLNHVRQHTGESPHRCNYCAKSFTRREHLVNHVRQHTGETPFQCGYCPKAFTRKDHLVNHVRQHTGESPHKCSFCTKSFTRKEHLTNHVRQHTGESPHRCIYCSKSFTRKEHLTNHIRQHTGETPHKCTYCPRAFARKEHLNQHVRQHVGDSPHTCSYCQKTFSRKEHLVTHVRQHTGETPFKCTFCAKSFSRKEHLTNHVHLHTGETPHKCPFCTKTFSRKEHLTNHVRIHTGESPHRCEFCQKTFTRKEHLTNHLKQHTGDTPHACKVCSKPFTRKEHLITHMRSHSCGERPYSCGECGKSFPLKGNLLFHERSHNKNNAANKPFRCDVCSKEFMCKGHLVTHKRTHTDTETPAAETAPEDDCGDFTKCEKDADRPERKHDIRTTTENRPAETNVTSNQPTNTAVMQITSQEVRTCPTTSTPSVAGTYTHTNTHHSGTITHHPVSVNY, from the exons ATGAATCAGGATCACCACAATATAAACACGGGTGGTGGCCAGCCACCAGGCAATTCTGAG CCTCAAACTCAGAGAGTTCAATCATCGCAGCAGCAACAGCAGCAGCAAACACAAAATAACAGTTTAACTCCCACAACATCTGCCACTGATTTACGGGTCAATTCGGCGGCAGTAAACGTTGCTTTGTCAAGCGTAGCTAAATATTGGGTGTTTACTAATTTGTTTCCGGGTCCAATACCTCAGGTGTCAGTGTATGGCGTGCCCACTGGTGCAAGAATTGAAAATGGAAAACCTGTAcag GATCTAGGTCAAGCGCATGCTAGTATCTTGAATGGTGATCCTAGTATTATACTAGGTCATGCAGGACAACCCCAGGTCACAGTATCAGCTGCGGGACAACAGATTCCTGTCTCCCAGATAATCGCAACTCAATCAACACAAGGACAtg ATTCGCTGGTCGGTCACGGGTCGGGTGAATCGGGCGGTTCGCTGGCAACACCCTCGCAG GGTCACCACTCGCAGCAGCATCTGATGCAACAACAGCTAGCCATGGCAAGACCCGACCACGCCAATCAACAG aTCCAGCTCACTGTGAGCGAGGATGGGATAGTAACAGTGGTGGAGCCGGGCGGAAACAAGTTGGTTGACAAAGAAGAACTACACGAGACTATAAAGATGCCCACAGATCATACACTCACTGTACACCAACTGCAACAGATTGTTGGACATCATCag gTGTTAGACAGCGTGGTTCGCATCGAGCAGGCCACGGGCGAGCCGGCGAACATACTTGTGACTCAAAATCCCGACGGTACCACCTCCATAGAAACTAGCGCCGCAGACCCGTTGACGGTCAAGGATGAAAAAGGAACTAAAATGGAGACCGCACAGTTCGCCATACCAGCCGAAATCAAAGACATCAAGGGCATTGACCTTAAG AGTGCGATGGGTATGGAAGGCGCTGTGGTAAAGATATCAACTGGCTCCGAACAACACGATCTACACACCATGTATAAAGTTAATGTCGAAGATTTATCACAGTTGTTAGCCTATCATGAGGTCTTTGGAAAATTAAACACTGAGGGACAACCCCAAGCTAAG GTGATAAACGAAGTGGAAGTTGAGGCCGGAACTAGCGCTGCCATGTCGGAAGCGGAGTCATCTCCCGGCCATCATTCTTGTGATATATGCGGGAAAATATTCCAGTTCAGATATCAACTTATAGTACAcag ACGGTACCATGGCGAAAACAAACCACATACATGTCAAGTGTGCGGGTCCGCTTTCGCTAATCCAGTTGAACTGTCCAAACATGGGAAATGTCATTTGG CGGGAGATCCGACCGAGCGCCAGGCCAAACGTCTTGCTCAGGACAAACCGTATGCTTGTTCTACTTGCCACAAGACGTTCTCGCGTAAGGAACACCTCGATAACCACGTGCGAAGTCACACTGGAGAAACACCCTATAG ATGTCAGTTCTGCGCCAAGACGTTCACTCGCAAGGAGCACATGGTGAACCACGTCCGTAAACACACGGGCGAGACTCCGCACCGCTGTGAGATCTGCAAGAAGAGCTTCACGAGGAAGGAGCACTTCATGAACCACGTCATGTGGCATACCG GTGAAACACCGCACCATTGTCAAATATGCGGCAAGAAGTATACTAGGAAGGAGCATTTAGTGAACCATATGAGATCCCATACAAACGATACTCCCTTCAGATGCGATCTGTGCGGCAAATCATTCACCAGAAAGGAACACTTCACCAATCATATATTGTGGCACACTG GTGAGACTCCCCACCGCTGCGACTTCTGTTCGAAGACTTTTACCCGTAAGGAGCATCTTTTAAACCACGTGCGACAACACACGGGCGAGTCTCCGCACCGCTGTAACTACTGCGCCAAGTCATTCACACGGCGAGAACATCTCGTGAACCACGTGAGGCAACATACTGGCGAGACGCCATTCCAGTGTGGATACTGCCCTAAGGCTTTCACTAGAAAGGATCATCTTG TAAACCACGTCCGGCAGCATACTGGGGAGTCTCCACATAAATGTTCCTTCTGCACGAAGTCTTTTACTCGCAAGGAACATTTGACCAACCACGTGCGTCAACACACAGGAGAATCTCCGCATCGGTGTATTTATTGCTCCAAATCTTTCACTAGAAAAGAACATTTAACTAATCACATTAG ACAACATACGGGCGAGACTCCTCACAAGTGCACGTACTGTCCGCGTGCGTTCGCGAGGAAGGAACACCTCAACCAGCACGTGAGGCAGCACGTGGGCGACTCCCCGCACACCTGCTCCTACTGCCAGAAGACCTTCTCCAGGAAGGAACATCTAGTAACTCACGTCCG ACAACACACGGGTGAGACTCCATTCAAATGCACCTTCTGCGCCAAATCGTTCAGTCGAAAAGAGCATCTAACGAATCACGTTCATCTTCATACCGGCGAAACGCCGCACAAATGCCCCTTCTGTACCAAGACGTTCTCGAGGAAGGAACACTTGACTAATCATGTTAG GATCCACACAGGAGAATCTCCACATCGATGTGAATTCTGTCAGAAGACATTTACCCGTAAGGAGCATTTGACGAACCATCTAAAGCAACACACCGGCGACACGCCGCACGCCTGCAAAGTGTGCTCCAAACCATTCACTAGAAAAGAACATCTCATTACTCACATGAG GTCTCACAGCTGTGGCGAGCGACCATATAGTTGTGGCGAATGCGGCAAATCCTTCCCTCTGAAGGGCAACCTATTATTCCATGAGCGATCTCACAACAAAAACAACGCAGCTAACAAGCCGTTCCGATGTGATGTGTGCTCCAAAGAGTTTATGTGCAAAG GTCATCTAGTAACACATAAGAGAACTCACACGGACACTGAAACACCGGCCGCTGAAACGGCTCCAGAAGATGATTGCGGAGATTTCACAAAATGCGAAAAAGACGCTGATAGACCTGAACGAAAGCACGACATTAG GACAACAACAGAAAATAGACCAGCGGAAACGAATGTCACAAGCAATCAGCCAACAAATACAGCAGTGATGCAAATAACTAGCCag GAAGTTAGAACGTGCCCCACAACAAGCACGCCATCTGTTGCCggtacatacacacatacaaataCCCATCACAGTGGAACGATAACACACCATCCAGTGTCCGTGAATTACTAG
- the LOC116771253 gene encoding zinc finger protein 271-like isoform X3, translating to MNQDHHNINTGGGQPPGNSEPQTQRVQSSQQQQQQQTQNNSLTPTTSATDLRVNSAAVNVALSSVAKYWVFTNLFPGPIPQVSVYGVPTGARIENGKPVQDLGQAHASILNGDPSIILGHAGQPQVTVSAAGQQIPVSQIIATQSTQGHDSLVGHGSGESGGSLATPSQVPNRVEFVQHNVDMGHHSQQHLMQQQLAMARPDHANQQIQLTVSEDGIVTVVEPGGNKLVDKEELHETIKMPTDHTLTVHQLQQIVGHHQVLDSVVRIEQATGEPANILVTQNPDGTTSIETSAADPLTVKDEKGTKMETAQFAIPAEIKDIKGIDLKSAMGMEGAVVKISTGSEQHDLHTMYKVNVEDLSQLLAYHEVFGKLNTEGQPQAKVINEVEVEAGTSAAMSEAESSPGHHSCDICGKIFQFRYQLIVHRRYHGENKPHTCQVCGSAFANPVELSKHGKCHLAGDPTERQAKRLAQDKPYACSTCHKTFSRKEHLDNHVRSHTGETPYRCQFCAKTFTRKEHMVNHVRKHTGETPHRCEICKKSFTRKEHFMNHVMWHTGETPHHCQICGKKYTRKEHLVNHMRSHTNDTPFRCDLCGKSFTRKEHFTNHILWHTGETPHRCDFCSKTFTRKEHLLNHVRQHTGESPHRCNYCAKSFTRREHLVNHVRQHTGETPFQCGYCPKAFTRKDHLVNHVRQHTGESPHKCSFCTKSFTRKEHLTNHVRQHTGESPHRCIYCSKSFTRKEHLTNHIRQHTGETPFKCTFCAKSFSRKEHLTNHVHLHTGETPHKCPFCTKTFSRKEHLTNHVRIHTGESPHRCEFCQKTFTRKEHLTNHLKQHTGDTPHACKVCSKPFTRKEHLITHMRSHSCGERPYSCGECGKSFPLKGNLLFHERSHNKNNAANKPFRCDVCSKEFMCKGHLVTHKRTHTDTETPAAETAPEDDCGDFTKCEKDADRPERKHDIRTTTENRPAETNVTSNQPTNTAVMQITSQEVRTCPTTSTPSVAGTYTHTNTHHSGTITHHPVSVNY from the exons ATGAATCAGGATCACCACAATATAAACACGGGTGGTGGCCAGCCACCAGGCAATTCTGAG CCTCAAACTCAGAGAGTTCAATCATCGCAGCAGCAACAGCAGCAGCAAACACAAAATAACAGTTTAACTCCCACAACATCTGCCACTGATTTACGGGTCAATTCGGCGGCAGTAAACGTTGCTTTGTCAAGCGTAGCTAAATATTGGGTGTTTACTAATTTGTTTCCGGGTCCAATACCTCAGGTGTCAGTGTATGGCGTGCCCACTGGTGCAAGAATTGAAAATGGAAAACCTGTAcag GATCTAGGTCAAGCGCATGCTAGTATCTTGAATGGTGATCCTAGTATTATACTAGGTCATGCAGGACAACCCCAGGTCACAGTATCAGCTGCGGGACAACAGATTCCTGTCTCCCAGATAATCGCAACTCAATCAACACAAGGACAtg ATTCGCTGGTCGGTCACGGGTCGGGTGAATCGGGCGGTTCGCTGGCAACACCCTCGCAGGTACCCAATCGGGTCGAGTTTGTACAACATAACGTTGACATG GGTCACCACTCGCAGCAGCATCTGATGCAACAACAGCTAGCCATGGCAAGACCCGACCACGCCAATCAACAG aTCCAGCTCACTGTGAGCGAGGATGGGATAGTAACAGTGGTGGAGCCGGGCGGAAACAAGTTGGTTGACAAAGAAGAACTACACGAGACTATAAAGATGCCCACAGATCATACACTCACTGTACACCAACTGCAACAGATTGTTGGACATCATCag gTGTTAGACAGCGTGGTTCGCATCGAGCAGGCCACGGGCGAGCCGGCGAACATACTTGTGACTCAAAATCCCGACGGTACCACCTCCATAGAAACTAGCGCCGCAGACCCGTTGACGGTCAAGGATGAAAAAGGAACTAAAATGGAGACCGCACAGTTCGCCATACCAGCCGAAATCAAAGACATCAAGGGCATTGACCTTAAG AGTGCGATGGGTATGGAAGGCGCTGTGGTAAAGATATCAACTGGCTCCGAACAACACGATCTACACACCATGTATAAAGTTAATGTCGAAGATTTATCACAGTTGTTAGCCTATCATGAGGTCTTTGGAAAATTAAACACTGAGGGACAACCCCAAGCTAAG GTGATAAACGAAGTGGAAGTTGAGGCCGGAACTAGCGCTGCCATGTCGGAAGCGGAGTCATCTCCCGGCCATCATTCTTGTGATATATGCGGGAAAATATTCCAGTTCAGATATCAACTTATAGTACAcag ACGGTACCATGGCGAAAACAAACCACATACATGTCAAGTGTGCGGGTCCGCTTTCGCTAATCCAGTTGAACTGTCCAAACATGGGAAATGTCATTTGG CGGGAGATCCGACCGAGCGCCAGGCCAAACGTCTTGCTCAGGACAAACCGTATGCTTGTTCTACTTGCCACAAGACGTTCTCGCGTAAGGAACACCTCGATAACCACGTGCGAAGTCACACTGGAGAAACACCCTATAG ATGTCAGTTCTGCGCCAAGACGTTCACTCGCAAGGAGCACATGGTGAACCACGTCCGTAAACACACGGGCGAGACTCCGCACCGCTGTGAGATCTGCAAGAAGAGCTTCACGAGGAAGGAGCACTTCATGAACCACGTCATGTGGCATACCG GTGAAACACCGCACCATTGTCAAATATGCGGCAAGAAGTATACTAGGAAGGAGCATTTAGTGAACCATATGAGATCCCATACAAACGATACTCCCTTCAGATGCGATCTGTGCGGCAAATCATTCACCAGAAAGGAACACTTCACCAATCATATATTGTGGCACACTG GTGAGACTCCCCACCGCTGCGACTTCTGTTCGAAGACTTTTACCCGTAAGGAGCATCTTTTAAACCACGTGCGACAACACACGGGCGAGTCTCCGCACCGCTGTAACTACTGCGCCAAGTCATTCACACGGCGAGAACATCTCGTGAACCACGTGAGGCAACATACTGGCGAGACGCCATTCCAGTGTGGATACTGCCCTAAGGCTTTCACTAGAAAGGATCATCTTG TAAACCACGTCCGGCAGCATACTGGGGAGTCTCCACATAAATGTTCCTTCTGCACGAAGTCTTTTACTCGCAAGGAACATTTGACCAACCACGTGCGTCAACACACAGGAGAATCTCCGCATCGGTGTATTTATTGCTCCAAATCTTTCACTAGAAAAGAACATTTAACTAATCACATTAG ACAACACACGGGTGAGACTCCATTCAAATGCACCTTCTGCGCCAAATCGTTCAGTCGAAAAGAGCATCTAACGAATCACGTTCATCTTCATACCGGCGAAACGCCGCACAAATGCCCCTTCTGTACCAAGACGTTCTCGAGGAAGGAACACTTGACTAATCATGTTAG GATCCACACAGGAGAATCTCCACATCGATGTGAATTCTGTCAGAAGACATTTACCCGTAAGGAGCATTTGACGAACCATCTAAAGCAACACACCGGCGACACGCCGCACGCCTGCAAAGTGTGCTCCAAACCATTCACTAGAAAAGAACATCTCATTACTCACATGAG GTCTCACAGCTGTGGCGAGCGACCATATAGTTGTGGCGAATGCGGCAAATCCTTCCCTCTGAAGGGCAACCTATTATTCCATGAGCGATCTCACAACAAAAACAACGCAGCTAACAAGCCGTTCCGATGTGATGTGTGCTCCAAAGAGTTTATGTGCAAAG GTCATCTAGTAACACATAAGAGAACTCACACGGACACTGAAACACCGGCCGCTGAAACGGCTCCAGAAGATGATTGCGGAGATTTCACAAAATGCGAAAAAGACGCTGATAGACCTGAACGAAAGCACGACATTAG GACAACAACAGAAAATAGACCAGCGGAAACGAATGTCACAAGCAATCAGCCAACAAATACAGCAGTGATGCAAATAACTAGCCag GAAGTTAGAACGTGCCCCACAACAAGCACGCCATCTGTTGCCggtacatacacacatacaaataCCCATCACAGTGGAACGATAACACACCATCCAGTGTCCGTGAATTACTAG